One window from the genome of Ailuropoda melanoleuca isolate Jingjing chromosome 5, ASM200744v2, whole genome shotgun sequence encodes:
- the FAM50B gene encoding protein FAM50B isoform X2 — translation MAQYKGTMREAGRAMHLIKKREKQKEQMEVLKQRIAEETIIKSKVDKRFSAHYDAVEAELKSSTVGLVTLSDMKAKQEALLKEREMQLAQREQLEERRLQLEALREKERKQEQKRQICSLSFTLDEGDEGGEGDRDAGASKRKKNLGKNPDVDTSFLPDREREEEENRLREQLRQEWEARREKVKREEMEVTFSYWDGSGHRRTVRIHKGCTVQQFLKKALQGLRKDFRELRAAGVEQLMYIKEDLILPHYHTFYDFIVTKARGKSGPLFNFDVHDDVRLLSDATMEKDESHAGKVVLRSWYEKNKHIFPASRWEPYDPEKKWDKYTIR, via the exons ATGGCTCAGTACAAGGGCACCATGCGCGAGGCCGGCCGGGCCATGCACCTGATCAAGAAGCGCGAAAAGCAGAAGGAGCAGATGGAGGTGCTGAAGCAGCGCATCGCCGAGGAGACCATCATCAAGTCCAAGGTGGACAAGAGATTCTCGGCTCATTACGACGCCGTGGAGGCAGAGCTGAAGTCGAGCACGGTGGGCCTGGTGACCCTGAGCGACATGAAGGCCAAGCAGGAGGCCCTGCTGAAGGAGCGGGAGATGCAGCTGGCCCAgagggagcagctggaggagcgGCGGCTGCAGCTGGAGGCGCTGCGGGAGAAGGAGCGCAAGCAGGAGCAGAAGCGCCAGATCTGCAGCCTGTCCTTCACGCTCGACGAGGGCGACGAGGGCGGCGAGGGCGACCGGGA CGCGGGGGCGAGCAAGAGGAAGAAGAACCTGGGGAAGAATCCAGACGTGGACACGAGCTTCCTGCCCGACCGCGAGCGCGAGGAGGAGGAGAACCGGCTGCGGGAGCAGCTGCGGCAGGAGTGGGAGGCCAGGCGCGAGAAGGTGAAGCGCGAGGAGATGGAGGTGACGTTCAGCTACTGGGACGGCTCGGGGCACCGGCGCACGGTGCGCATCCACAAGGGCTGCACGGTGCAGCAGTTCCTGAAGAAGGCGCTGCAGGGGCTGCGCAAGGACTTCCGCGAGCTGCGCGCGGCCGGCGTGGAGCAGCTCATGTACATCAAGGAGGACCTGATCCTGCCCCACTACCACACCTTCTACGACTTCATCGTCACCAAGGCCCGCGGCAAGAGCGGGCCGCTCTTCAACTTCGACGTGCACGACGACGTGCGGCTGCTGAGCGACGCCACCATGGAGAAGGACGAGTCGCACGCGGGCAAGGTGGTGCTGCGCAGCTGGTACGAGAAGAACAAGCACATCTTCCCCGCCAGCCGCTGGGAGCCCTACGACCCCGAGAAGAAGTGGGACAAGTACACGATCCGATGA
- the FAM50B gene encoding protein FAM50B isoform X1 produces MAQYKGTMREAGRAMHLIKKREKQKEQMEVLKQRIAEETIIKSKVDKRFSAHYDAVEAELKSSTVGLVTLSDMKAKQEALLKEREMQLAQREQLEERRLQLEALREKERKQEQKRQICSLSFTLDEGDEGGEGDRDADAAAGERPRSAGASKRKKNLGKNPDVDTSFLPDREREEEENRLREQLRQEWEARREKVKREEMEVTFSYWDGSGHRRTVRIHKGCTVQQFLKKALQGLRKDFRELRAAGVEQLMYIKEDLILPHYHTFYDFIVTKARGKSGPLFNFDVHDDVRLLSDATMEKDESHAGKVVLRSWYEKNKHIFPASRWEPYDPEKKWDKYTIR; encoded by the coding sequence ATGGCTCAGTACAAGGGCACCATGCGCGAGGCCGGCCGGGCCATGCACCTGATCAAGAAGCGCGAAAAGCAGAAGGAGCAGATGGAGGTGCTGAAGCAGCGCATCGCCGAGGAGACCATCATCAAGTCCAAGGTGGACAAGAGATTCTCGGCTCATTACGACGCCGTGGAGGCAGAGCTGAAGTCGAGCACGGTGGGCCTGGTGACCCTGAGCGACATGAAGGCCAAGCAGGAGGCCCTGCTGAAGGAGCGGGAGATGCAGCTGGCCCAgagggagcagctggaggagcgGCGGCTGCAGCTGGAGGCGCTGCGGGAGAAGGAGCGCAAGCAGGAGCAGAAGCGCCAGATCTGCAGCCTGTCCTTCACGCTCGACGAGGGCGACGAGGGCGGCGAGGGCGACCGGGACGCGGACGCGGCGGCTGGAGAGCGGCCCAGGTCCGCGGGGGCGAGCAAGAGGAAGAAGAACCTGGGGAAGAATCCAGACGTGGACACGAGCTTCCTGCCCGACCGCGAGCGCGAGGAGGAGGAGAACCGGCTGCGGGAGCAGCTGCGGCAGGAGTGGGAGGCCAGGCGCGAGAAGGTGAAGCGCGAGGAGATGGAGGTGACGTTCAGCTACTGGGACGGCTCGGGGCACCGGCGCACGGTGCGCATCCACAAGGGCTGCACGGTGCAGCAGTTCCTGAAGAAGGCGCTGCAGGGGCTGCGCAAGGACTTCCGCGAGCTGCGCGCGGCCGGCGTGGAGCAGCTCATGTACATCAAGGAGGACCTGATCCTGCCCCACTACCACACCTTCTACGACTTCATCGTCACCAAGGCCCGCGGCAAGAGCGGGCCGCTCTTCAACTTCGACGTGCACGACGACGTGCGGCTGCTGAGCGACGCCACCATGGAGAAGGACGAGTCGCACGCGGGCAAGGTGGTGCTGCGCAGCTGGTACGAGAAGAACAAGCACATCTTCCCCGCCAGCCGCTGGGAGCCCTACGACCCCGAGAAGAAGTGGGACAAGTACACGATCCGATGA